A genome region from Bacillaceae bacterium IKA-2 includes the following:
- a CDS encoding metal-sulfur cluster assembly factor produces the protein MEYELTKEEVYKALEKVIDPELGVDIVNLGLIYDAIVKDDNCVYVKMTLTTPGCPLHDTLINGVKSAVQTLPTVKSVEVDLVWEPEWTPEKMSPKIRDMFA, from the coding sequence ATGGAATATGAATTAACGAAAGAAGAAGTTTATAAAGCCCTTGAAAAGGTAATAGATCCTGAGCTAGGTGTAGATATTGTTAATCTCGGCTTAATCTATGACGCGATCGTCAAAGACGATAACTGTGTTTATGTAAAAATGACATTAACAACACCAGGTTGTCCTTTGCATGACACATTAATAAACGGCGTGAAATCAGCCGTACAAACCTTACCAACTGTTAAAAGTGTAGAGGTTGACCTTGTCTGGGAGCCAGAATGGACGCCTGAGAAAATGAGCCCAAAGATTAGGGATATGTTTGCATAG
- the ctaG gene encoding cytochrome c oxidase assembly factor CtaG, translating into MFEQFFSSFSFRTIWTPELILILLMISGFYFAITGPLRNRFDDHDVVRTKKKVFFHMGLVAVYFGFGGPLYVLGHLMLSMHMSSMAIVYLIAPPLLLLGIPHWVFKALAKNSIISGIFKVLGLPLLGLIIFNAMFSFYHLPFTFDRLMANEGLHNSYQLAMLGAAFLMWWHIIPVFPKVEEHLSELKKIGYMFASGILFTPACVLVIFASGPLYAVYTDVNSWGIAMAYCLPAGAEIPYELFMGENALAPLTPTHDQQFGGAIMKVTQELVYGIAIGYTFKQWMKRDKTKTIIPNFELLNPEIK; encoded by the coding sequence ATGTTTGAACAGTTTTTTTCTTCATTTTCATTTCGAACGATTTGGACGCCTGAATTAATTCTAATTTTATTAATGATAAGTGGGTTTTACTTTGCTATTACTGGTCCGTTAAGAAATCGTTTTGATGACCATGATGTAGTACGGACCAAGAAAAAAGTGTTTTTTCACATGGGCTTAGTGGCTGTCTATTTTGGTTTTGGTGGCCCCTTATATGTTCTTGGTCACTTAATGCTAAGTATGCATATGTCTTCAATGGCCATCGTCTATTTAATTGCGCCACCGCTCCTTTTACTGGGAATTCCTCATTGGGTTTTTAAAGCCTTGGCTAAAAATTCAATTATTAGTGGCATATTTAAAGTATTAGGTTTACCATTATTGGGTTTAATTATCTTTAATGCGATGTTTTCATTTTATCATTTACCGTTTACGTTTGACCGACTAATGGCGAATGAAGGACTTCATAATAGTTATCAATTAGCTATGCTAGGGGCAGCATTTTTAATGTGGTGGCATATTATACCTGTTTTTCCGAAAGTGGAAGAACATTTAAGCGAACTTAAAAAAATTGGCTATATGTTTGCTAGTGGTATCTTATTTACTCCTGCTTGCGTTTTAGTTATTTTTGCTAGTGGGCCTCTATATGCAGTGTATACAGATGTAAATTCATGGGGAATAGCAATGGCGTACTGCCTTCCTGCGGGCGCTGAGATTCCTTATGAACTGTTTATGGGGGAAAATGCTCTGGCGCCGCTGACGCCAACACACGATCAGCAATTTGGTGGGGCAATTATGAAAGTTACTCAAGAATTAGTGTATGGTATAGCAATAGGCTATACATTTAAACAGTGGATGAAGCGAGATAAGACAAAAACTATTATTCCGAATTTTGAACTATTGAATCCAGAAATCAAATAG
- a CDS encoding acetylornithine transaminase has protein sequence MSYLFPTYNRWPITVKEANGTTIIDDQDKKYLDFVAGIAVCNLGHCHPAVNEAIINQVSKVSHVSNLFHIEGQEKVASLLVSHSSGDAVFFCNSGTEANEAAIKLVRKATKKEKIITFQQSFHGRTMGSLSATGQDKIHQGFAPLLAGFSYLPFNDSKALIESVDESIAAVFIEVIQGEGGVHEISDQFVETINELKAKYNFLLVIDEIQTGIGRTGKPFAYQHYSLSPDIITVAKGLGNGFPVGGLIGKQHLIEAFGPGSHGSTFGGNPLAMAAAHATLEIIFQESFLKDVIEKSSYFFTNLTSALESSAQVHEIRGKGLMIGIECHQDVSPVILSLRDKGLLVLNAGPNVLRLLPPLIVSYEEIETAISMIAKELNEKIVKI, from the coding sequence GTGAGTTATTTATTTCCAACCTATAATAGATGGCCGATTACGGTTAAAGAAGCTAATGGTACAACGATTATCGATGATCAAGACAAAAAGTATTTAGATTTTGTAGCAGGAATTGCGGTTTGTAATTTAGGGCACTGTCATCCTGCTGTCAATGAAGCAATTATAAATCAAGTCAGTAAAGTCAGCCATGTTTCAAACCTCTTTCATATTGAAGGGCAGGAAAAAGTAGCTAGTCTACTCGTTTCCCATTCTAGTGGAGATGCTGTATTCTTTTGTAATAGTGGGACTGAGGCGAATGAAGCTGCTATTAAACTGGTTAGGAAAGCGACAAAAAAAGAAAAAATCATTACTTTTCAGCAGTCATTTCACGGACGAACAATGGGAAGTCTTTCAGCGACTGGTCAAGATAAAATTCACCAAGGCTTTGCGCCATTATTAGCAGGTTTTTCATATCTTCCCTTTAATGATTCAAAAGCGCTAATAGAATCAGTCGATGAAAGTATAGCGGCAGTTTTCATTGAAGTCATCCAAGGAGAAGGCGGAGTTCATGAAATTAGTGATCAATTTGTAGAGACAATAAATGAACTAAAAGCTAAATATAACTTTCTACTTGTTATTGACGAAATACAAACTGGTATTGGACGTACTGGAAAACCATTCGCTTATCAACATTATTCTTTATCTCCAGATATTATTACGGTTGCAAAAGGATTAGGGAACGGCTTCCCGGTAGGTGGTTTAATTGGAAAACAGCATTTAATTGAGGCGTTTGGTCCTGGAAGTCATGGCTCAACGTTTGGCGGAAATCCATTAGCGATGGCAGCGGCACATGCGACACTAGAAATAATTTTTCAAGAGTCATTTTTAAAAGACGTAATAGAAAAAAGTAGTTATTTTTTTACAAACTTAACTAGTGCTCTCGAATCATCCGCGCAAGTTCATGAAATACGTGGTAAAGGATTAATGATTGGAATTGAGTGTCACCAAGATGTTTCTCCTGTCATATTATCTTTAAGAGATAAAGGATTATTAGTATTAAATGCTGGACCAAATGTGTTACGATTGTTACCGCCATTGATCGTTTCTTACGAAGAGATAGAAACAGCGATTTCAATGATTGCTAAGGAATTAAATGAGAAAATAGTTAAAATTTAA
- the argC gene encoding N-acetyl-gamma-glutamyl-phosphate reductase, with the protein MKVAIIGATGYGGAELIRILHQHQSIQQYTLYSSSQAGAGISESYPQLTGISQQNLQAIDIDTISKESDVVFMATPSGISAELTPQLIDNGKKVIDLSGDFRFKDPDVYEKWYKQTSAPQATLDKAVYGLTELNREKVKAAQLIANPGCYPTATILGLDPLLKHLEIDEQTIIIDAKSAASGAGRKASLGTSFCEINDNFRIYKVNEHQHIPEIEQALKQTNSKLGPIKFNTHLVPMSRGIMATIYCRPLRSISEKALYDIYEEQYKDDPFVRIRPLGTFPATKEVYGSNYCDIGVTFDERTGWITIVSVIDNLVKGAAGQAIQNLNVMLGIDEGTGLYGPPLFP; encoded by the coding sequence ATGAAGGTAGCAATAATTGGGGCGACTGGCTATGGTGGAGCAGAATTAATTCGGATTTTACACCAGCATCAGTCTATACAACAATATACACTTTACTCATCTTCACAAGCGGGTGCTGGGATTAGTGAAAGCTACCCACAACTAACAGGAATTTCACAACAAAATTTACAAGCGATTGATATAGATACTATTTCAAAGGAGTCGGATGTCGTATTTATGGCAACTCCATCAGGAATTTCTGCTGAACTAACACCACAACTTATCGATAATGGAAAGAAAGTAATAGATTTATCAGGGGATTTTCGTTTTAAAGATCCTGATGTTTATGAAAAATGGTATAAGCAAACGTCTGCACCTCAAGCAACATTAGATAAAGCAGTGTATGGCCTTACTGAACTGAACCGGGAAAAAGTAAAAGCAGCACAGCTAATTGCTAATCCAGGTTGCTATCCAACGGCAACGATTTTAGGGTTAGATCCATTACTAAAACATCTTGAGATTGACGAACAAACGATTATTATTGATGCAAAATCAGCTGCTTCAGGTGCAGGTCGAAAAGCTAGTTTAGGAACTAGTTTTTGTGAAATTAATGACAACTTTCGAATTTATAAAGTAAATGAGCATCAACATATTCCAGAAATTGAGCAAGCTCTTAAACAGACAAACTCAAAACTTGGACCAATAAAATTTAATACTCATCTTGTTCCAATGAGTCGGGGCATCATGGCTACTATTTATTGCAGACCATTAAGGTCCATTTCTGAAAAAGCACTTTATGATATTTATGAAGAACAATATAAGGATGATCCTTTTGTCAGGATTAGACCACTAGGAACATTTCCAGCAACGAAGGAAGTTTATGGATCAAACTATTGTGATATTGGCGTGACTTTTGATGAGAGAACAGGCTGGATTACGATCGTTTCAGTTATTGATAACTTAGTAAAAGGTGCAGCAGGTCAAGCAATTCAAAATTTAAATGTAATGCTAGGGATAGATGAGGGGACGGGTCTTTACGGACCACCGCTATTTCCATAA
- a CDS encoding molybdenum cofactor biosynthesis protein MoaE, producing the protein MTEKLFLITNEVISIQEVVDKVTSRNAGAINTFIGTVREITKGKKTIFLKYDAYASMAEKKLAQIGDEIQEQWPEALVAITHRIGRLDITDIAVVIAVSTPHRADSYEASRYAIERIKEIVPIWKKEHWEDGVEWIGDQLEKTRYPSGKPEEENLK; encoded by the coding sequence ATGACTGAAAAACTATTCTTAATTACAAACGAAGTGATTTCTATTCAAGAAGTGGTTGATAAAGTAACTAGCCGTAACGCGGGGGCAATTAATACTTTTATTGGAACAGTTCGAGAAATAACAAAAGGAAAAAAAACGATTTTCTTAAAGTATGATGCTTATGCAAGTATGGCTGAGAAAAAGCTAGCCCAAATTGGTGATGAAATTCAAGAACAATGGCCAGAGGCACTTGTTGCGATTACTCATCGTATCGGCCGTTTGGATATCACCGATATTGCCGTTGTTATTGCTGTCTCAACACCACACCGTGCCGACTCTTATGAAGCTAGTCGCTACGCAATTGAACGGATCAAAGAAATTGTCCCAATCTGGAAAAAAGAGCACTGGGAAGACGGTGTAGAGTGGATTGGAGATCAACTGGAAAAAACTCGTTATCCGTCCGGAAAGCCAGAGGAGGAGAATTTAAAATGA
- a CDS encoding GNAT family N-acetyltransferase, protein MEIFLVENDVDEFVREQLAQLMMGQMEAIGDKDAYSSLVRAIDLALVTGSSAKIFAVEEEGQIIALAFLNIGIGLEKGGQYIWLNDLYVHKEFRQRGIAKKLLLHIVFWAEKNNLMAIELETGINNIATKRLYNSLGFYDIVSKRYGLDIT, encoded by the coding sequence ATGGAAATATTTTTAGTTGAAAACGACGTTGATGAGTTTGTACGAGAGCAGCTTGCTCAGCTTATGATGGGACAAATGGAGGCAATCGGTGACAAAGATGCATACTCCAGCTTAGTAAGAGCTATTGATTTAGCATTAGTTACAGGGTCTTCCGCAAAGATTTTTGCGGTAGAAGAAGAGGGCCAAATTATCGCCCTTGCTTTTTTAAATATCGGTATAGGTTTAGAAAAAGGTGGTCAGTACATTTGGTTAAATGACCTTTATGTTCATAAAGAATTTCGCCAAAGAGGGATAGCCAAAAAGCTTTTATTACATATCGTTTTTTGGGCAGAGAAAAATAATTTAATGGCCATTGAGCTTGAAACTGGTATAAATAATATCGCAACAAAACGGCTATACAACTCTCTCGGCTTTTATGATATTGTTTCCAAGCGCTATGGATTAGATATTACCTAA
- a CDS encoding FixH family protein, with translation MKIKALATLFIVLLLVACNSNTEEINYLDPIEVELITNDDLEVNAEINTQAVISQSGNPVSNVSEVIFEIWQHGNKETYITVDGTEVGEGVYEVTWRAEEEGIYYIYYHITAAGMHRMEKIHFIIGDVDEKKILATPDERPNQFMD, from the coding sequence ATGAAAATTAAAGCGTTGGCGACTCTTTTCATCGTCTTATTACTAGTTGCATGCAATAGTAATACTGAAGAAATTAATTATCTCGATCCTATTGAAGTAGAACTTATTACGAATGATGATCTAGAAGTTAATGCAGAAATCAACACTCAAGCGGTCATTTCGCAATCAGGTAATCCCGTTTCCAATGTTAGTGAAGTTATTTTTGAAATATGGCAACACGGGAATAAAGAAACGTACATTACTGTAGATGGAACTGAGGTTGGTGAAGGAGTTTACGAAGTCACCTGGCGAGCAGAAGAAGAGGGTATATATTATATTTATTATCACATTACCGCTGCAGGTATGCACCGTATGGAAAAAATTCACTTTATTATTGGTGATGTAGATGAGAAGAAAATATTAGCGACACCGGATGAACGACCGAATCAATTTATGGATTAA
- a CDS encoding DUF2249 domain-containing protein has translation MTGRIVELDVREDLKNKLEPFHKIMAAVKSLKKGDVFVLHSTIKPTPLLTMMKAKGYANEVEKKSNDHYVTTFKKKKRSLLFWKKTEQDVPERPPCSAQDSPISIDEDGFYLDNRGLEPPQPMIRTLARLTSMKNGEVLTIRNDRLPAFLIEELNQLGYNYTPTEMEDGSVEVKIFKKEG, from the coding sequence ATGACAGGGCGAATTGTTGAATTAGATGTACGTGAAGATTTAAAAAATAAACTAGAGCCATTTCATAAAATAATGGCTGCAGTTAAAAGTCTTAAAAAAGGAGATGTTTTTGTTCTTCATTCCACAATTAAACCGACACCACTATTAACGATGATGAAAGCAAAAGGTTATGCAAATGAAGTTGAGAAAAAATCCAACGATCATTATGTAACTACATTTAAAAAGAAGAAGCGCAGCTTATTATTTTGGAAAAAAACTGAACAAGATGTGCCTGAGCGACCTCCTTGTTCAGCACAAGATAGTCCAATCTCAATTGATGAAGATGGCTTTTATCTTGATAATCGTGGCTTAGAACCACCACAACCAATGATCCGTACGCTAGCTCGTTTAACTTCAATGAAAAATGGCGAAGTATTAACAATCCGGAACGACCGCCTTCCTGCATTTCTAATTGAGGAATTAAATCAATTAGGCTACAACTACACACCAACAGAAATGGAAGATGGCTCTGTTGAAGTCAAAATTTTTAAGAAAGAGGGGTAA
- a CDS encoding molybdopterin molybdotransferase MoeA, producing the protein MYTDRTPIKIKEAVEAVLKFSKQSQLEYISIDESDNRYLKAEIKADHDIPPFDRSPLDGFAVRSQDTTHATRDHPVELEVIETVGAGALAKLVPEQGQVIRIMTGAQIPKGTDAIVMFELTKEIEKDGKMFIAIKRSFQSGSGVSFQAEETAQGDILVEEGRQVDPGVKALLATFGYSKVPVGKKPIIGVYATGTELLDVHEPLEPGKIRNSNSYMVTSQILKAGAIPKYYGKLVDDFDRCYNAVAAALEEVDALITTGGVSVGDFDYLPAIYEKLGANVLFNKIGMRPGSVTTVAEYKGKLLFGLSGNPSACYVGFELFTRPWIQLYLGSKKPHLQKVQAILKADFPKPNPFVRFIRSKMTIEEGKIMAEPVGLDKSGVVSSLANSDALVVLPGGTRGFKKGDVVDVLLLNGEGCTEIV; encoded by the coding sequence ATGTATACAGATCGGACCCCAATTAAGATAAAGGAAGCTGTTGAAGCAGTACTGAAATTTTCCAAACAGAGTCAGTTAGAGTACATATCAATTGATGAAAGTGATAATCGTTATTTAAAAGCAGAAATTAAAGCTGATCATGATATTCCTCCTTTTGATCGTTCGCCTTTAGATGGTTTTGCTGTCCGTTCGCAGGATACTACGCATGCAACTAGGGATCATCCAGTTGAACTAGAAGTAATTGAAACAGTCGGGGCCGGAGCCTTAGCAAAGCTAGTTCCTGAGCAGGGTCAAGTTATTAGGATTATGACAGGTGCACAAATTCCAAAAGGAACAGATGCAATTGTGATGTTTGAGTTAACAAAAGAGATCGAAAAAGATGGAAAAATGTTTATCGCAATTAAGCGCTCGTTTCAATCAGGTAGTGGTGTTTCTTTTCAAGCAGAGGAAACTGCACAAGGTGATATTCTTGTCGAAGAAGGACGTCAAGTAGATCCTGGAGTAAAAGCACTACTCGCGACATTTGGTTATAGCAAAGTACCAGTCGGAAAAAAACCAATTATTGGTGTTTATGCAACTGGTACTGAGCTCCTTGATGTTCATGAGCCACTTGAACCTGGAAAAATCCGAAATAGTAATTCTTACATGGTGACCTCACAAATTTTAAAAGCAGGGGCGATACCTAAATATTATGGAAAGCTAGTTGATGATTTTGATCGTTGTTATAATGCGGTAGCAGCTGCTCTAGAAGAAGTAGACGCATTAATTACAACGGGCGGCGTTTCAGTTGGCGACTTTGATTATTTACCAGCAATTTATGAAAAATTAGGGGCAAATGTTCTATTTAATAAAATCGGAATGAGACCAGGAAGTGTAACGACTGTTGCTGAATATAAAGGAAAACTTTTATTTGGTTTATCAGGAAATCCATCTGCTTGTTATGTAGGATTCGAATTGTTTACTCGTCCCTGGATCCAGTTGTATCTTGGCTCGAAAAAGCCGCATTTACAAAAAGTTCAAGCGATTTTAAAAGCTGATTTTCCAAAGCCAAACCCATTTGTCCGTTTTATTCGCAGTAAAATGACGATTGAGGAAGGAAAGATCATGGCGGAACCTGTTGGACTGGATAAATCAGGAGTTGTTTCTTCGCTTGCTAATTCTGATGCACTTGTTGTTCTACCAGGGGGAACCCGTGGCTTTAAAAAAGGTGATGTTGTTGATGTGCTATTGTTAAATGGCGAAGGCTGCACTGAAATAGTCTAA
- the moaD gene encoding molybdopterin converting factor subunit 1, with protein MIKVLFFAELEEIVGSREIIIDQSQMSVNEVKEYLKAKFPTLAVDRAMVAVNEEYAEDADLVKKDDVVAFIPPVSGG; from the coding sequence ATGATAAAAGTGTTATTCTTTGCTGAACTAGAAGAAATTGTAGGTTCCAGAGAGATCATAATTGATCAGTCTCAAATGTCAGTAAATGAAGTAAAAGAATATTTAAAAGCTAAATTCCCAACCTTAGCTGTTGACCGCGCAATGGTCGCTGTTAATGAAGAGTATGCCGAAGATGCTGACTTGGTTAAAAAAGATGATGTTGTTGCCTTTATTCCGCCAGTTAGTGGAGGATAA
- the argJ gene encoding bifunctional ornithine acetyltransferase/N-acetylglutamate synthase: protein MDTVIKDLLVNPIESGSIITPKGFYAAGIHTGVRENRLDLGVIVCEVPASSAAVYTLNKVQAAPLKVTKESIAKEGKLQAIIVNSGNANSCTGKKGLEDAYVMRDKTAEVFDIPKHYVAVSSTGVIGEFLEIGKIITGIEKIKALTKVEFESAERFNEAILTTDTINKRACFQTIIDGKSITFGGVAKGSGMIHPNMATMLAYITTDANIEPDWLQVALSEVIDLTFNRITVDGDTSTNDTVITLASGLADNNTLTKEHPEWNLFVLALKMTCEQLAKKIARDGEGATKLIEVQVKGAASNEDAGKVAKSIVGSDLVKTAIYGTDANWGRIICAIGYSEAEINPETIDITMGEIKTLEDSMPTGFSEDEATQYLSTENIVIYVDLKIGEGFGKAWGCDLTYDYVRINVGYRT from the coding sequence ATGGATACAGTAATCAAAGATTTATTAGTAAATCCAATCGAATCTGGCAGTATTATTACACCAAAAGGATTTTATGCAGCCGGTATACACACAGGTGTGAGGGAAAACCGCTTGGACTTAGGCGTGATTGTTTGTGAAGTTCCCGCTAGTAGTGCCGCAGTTTATACATTAAATAAAGTGCAAGCAGCTCCATTAAAAGTTACCAAAGAAAGCATTGCCAAAGAAGGTAAATTACAAGCAATTATTGTGAACAGCGGTAACGCTAATTCATGTACAGGAAAAAAAGGGCTTGAGGATGCTTATGTAATGCGAGATAAAACTGCAGAAGTATTCGATATTCCCAAGCATTATGTTGCTGTATCCTCGACTGGAGTTATTGGTGAGTTTTTAGAAATCGGGAAAATCATTACTGGTATTGAAAAAATAAAGGCTTTAACAAAAGTCGAATTTGAGTCAGCAGAACGGTTTAATGAAGCAATATTAACCACTGATACGATTAATAAAAGAGCATGCTTTCAAACGATCATTGATGGAAAAAGCATTACGTTTGGGGGAGTAGCTAAAGGATCTGGAATGATCCATCCTAATATGGCAACGATGTTAGCTTATATTACAACAGACGCCAACATTGAACCCGATTGGTTACAAGTAGCTTTAAGCGAAGTGATAGATCTGACATTTAACCGGATAACTGTTGATGGAGATACGTCAACAAATGATACGGTTATCACATTGGCTAGCGGTTTAGCTGATAACAACACGTTAACAAAAGAGCACCCAGAATGGAATCTTTTTGTGTTAGCTTTAAAAATGACCTGTGAACAGTTAGCAAAAAAAATAGCTCGGGACGGTGAAGGTGCCACCAAGCTTATTGAGGTTCAGGTCAAAGGTGCAGCTAGTAACGAAGATGCTGGGAAAGTAGCTAAATCAATTGTTGGTTCAGATTTAGTGAAAACTGCTATTTACGGAACAGACGCTAACTGGGGACGGATTATTTGTGCGATCGGCTACAGTGAAGCCGAGATAAATCCTGAAACAATTGATATTACAATGGGTGAAATTAAAACGCTAGAAGATAGTATGCCAACTGGTTTTTCTGAAGATGAAGCAACACAATATTTATCAACAGAAAATATAGTTATTTATGTAGATTTAAAAATTGGAGAAGGTTTTGGAAAAGCGTGGGGTTGTGATTTAACCTATGATTACGTAAGAATTAATGTTGGGTACAGAACATAG
- the argB gene encoding acetylglutamate kinase encodes MNDVIVVKCGGSTLQELSDHFYSSMKLLKEMNVTPIIVHGGGPEISRLLDKLNVQSEFVNGLRKTTAEVLEIVEMVLTGKVNKFLVTKLQLAGVDSLGLSGCDAALIKAKPIDFEQLGFVGEVVKVNELFLQQILSLNVVPVIAPIGIDDHGNHYNINADTAAGAIAESVSAKKMIFVTDVDGIIMDQKLQRQVSVLEIEEMIENGTIYGGMIPKVKAAMKCLQGNIEEVHIINGKSGNLMTNGELIGTKIVS; translated from the coding sequence ATGAACGATGTTATTGTTGTGAAGTGTGGAGGAAGTACGCTGCAAGAGCTTTCTGACCATTTTTATTCAAGTATGAAGCTCTTAAAAGAAATGAATGTAACACCAATCATCGTTCATGGTGGCGGCCCAGAAATCAGTAGATTATTAGACAAACTTAATGTACAAAGTGAATTTGTTAATGGGTTACGAAAAACAACGGCTGAAGTACTAGAAATTGTCGAAATGGTTTTGACTGGGAAAGTAAATAAATTCCTTGTTACAAAATTGCAACTGGCCGGTGTTGATAGTCTAGGTTTATCTGGCTGTGATGCTGCTTTAATTAAAGCTAAACCAATCGACTTCGAGCAACTCGGGTTTGTAGGTGAAGTAGTAAAAGTAAATGAGCTGTTTTTACAGCAAATTTTATCATTAAATGTCGTACCGGTCATTGCGCCAATCGGCATAGATGATCATGGTAACCACTATAATATTAATGCGGATACAGCAGCTGGTGCAATCGCTGAAAGCGTTTCAGCGAAAAAAATGATTTTTGTTACTGATGTTGACGGGATTATCATGGATCAGAAATTACAAAGGCAAGTTTCAGTTTTGGAAATAGAGGAAATGATTGAAAATGGGACAATTTATGGGGGAATGATCCCTAAAGTGAAAGCAGCGATGAAATGTCTTCAAGGTAATATTGAAGAAGTTCACATTATCAACGGTAAAAGCGGAAACTTGATGACGAACGGAGAACTAATCGGCACAAAAATTGTTAGTTAG
- the mobB gene encoding molybdopterin-guanine dinucleotide biosynthesis protein B: protein MGQQMIQVAGYSNSGKTTLVEKLITAMSKENLRVGSIKHHGHGGDLATLDSGKDSWKHRQAGAVVSAAVSKGKLQLNVVRNEHWEVTELVALYSNFLVDVIIIEGFKTSSFPKVVIIKEAADLTLLTKLKNIICVISWIPLPLEMKTAAVAYFQIDEEIRYIDFIIQELKGQDND, encoded by the coding sequence ATGGGTCAACAAATGATTCAAGTAGCTGGATACAGCAACAGTGGGAAAACAACATTAGTTGAAAAACTTATTACGGCCATGTCTAAGGAAAATCTTAGAGTTGGTTCGATTAAACACCATGGTCATGGTGGTGACTTGGCAACCTTGGATTCAGGAAAAGATTCTTGGAAGCATCGTCAGGCTGGTGCAGTCGTTTCAGCTGCTGTTAGTAAAGGGAAATTACAGCTTAACGTAGTAAGGAATGAACATTGGGAAGTTACCGAATTAGTTGCTCTTTACAGTAACTTCCTCGTTGATGTCATTATTATTGAAGGTTTTAAGACTTCATCATTTCCTAAAGTGGTTATTATTAAAGAGGCAGCAGACCTGACGTTATTAACAAAGTTAAAAAACATCATTTGTGTGATTAGTTGGATTCCTTTGCCATTAGAGATGAAAACAGCAGCTGTTGCTTATTTTCAAATTGATGAAGAGATAAGGTATATTGATTTTATCATTCAAGAGTTGAAAGGACAGGACAATGACTGA
- a CDS encoding SCO family protein: MKVIKLFIFLGVISILASCGFLYGSPETKSDAIRDISELSWEVTPFEFINQDNQAFGSNDLKGQYWIANMIFTSCPTVCQTMTPNMTLLQEEANEIDVQFVSFTVDPDFDDPKGLKKYGEAYGADFENYHFLTGYSIEEITDFAETSFKSIVLEIPDANDIMHSVNFYLVDGDGKVIRIYDGNTDFDEKAIIKDLKNIID, translated from the coding sequence ATGAAAGTAATAAAATTATTTATTTTCCTAGGCGTAATCAGTATCTTAGCAAGTTGCGGTTTTTTGTACGGGTCACCTGAAACAAAATCTGATGCAATTAGAGACATATCAGAATTAAGTTGGGAAGTGACTCCTTTTGAATTTATTAATCAAGATAATCAAGCGTTTGGTTCGAATGACTTAAAGGGTCAGTATTGGATTGCTAATATGATTTTTACAAGCTGCCCAACGGTTTGCCAAACGATGACTCCAAATATGACTTTGCTGCAAGAGGAAGCAAATGAAATTGATGTGCAGTTTGTTTCTTTTACAGTCGATCCTGATTTTGATGATCCCAAAGGTTTGAAAAAATATGGTGAAGCATATGGAGCCGATTTTGAGAATTATCACTTTCTGACAGGATATAGCATCGAGGAGATAACCGACTTTGCAGAAACCTCATTTAAATCAATTGTACTGGAAATTCCCGATGCTAACGATATTATGCATAGTGTGAATTTCTATTTGGTCGATGGTGACGGTAAGGTGATTCGAATTTATGATGGTAACACTGATTTTGATGAGAAAGCAATTATCAAAGATTTAAAAAATATCATTGACTAG